A genomic window from Elaeis guineensis isolate ETL-2024a chromosome 3, EG11, whole genome shotgun sequence includes:
- the LOC105041859 gene encoding protein trichome birefringence-like 14 isoform X1 produces the protein MKVGSLHGLRGKRLLLILVVICTLFLIWEWEKTPHPVNFIPSPDTTYLPPPVAHKTHTCEHATTEEEDFPVADDFWHAMSEREKQPFGVPSKGHKTTSSLKVTEVKKDVIVVAPLGKKVAGPSRYSMTEKAEQVLNVPPKDSAATSSVNTTEVDKNLKATSLEKKECNYGKGKWIDDDRRPLYSGFGCKQWLSMMWACRLTTRTDFSYEKYRWQPEGCEIQEFEGTEFLKRMQDKTIAFVGDSLGRQQFQSLMCMVTGGRENPEVEDVGIEFGFSKGDKRPSGWAYRFPKTRTTILYYWSSTLCELEPLNLSDPATGYAMHLDRPAAFLKQNLHRFDVLVLNTGHHWNRGKLIANRWEFYVGGVPNTNRRLREMGRAKNLTIHTVIKWLDSQLPQHPKLKAFLRSISPRHFFHGEWNTGGSCDNTSPLAHGYEVLQDASADFVAAAAVSGTRVKLLDITALSHLRDEGHISRYGFKASEGVHDCLHWCLPGIPDTWNEILAAQI, from the exons ATGAAAGTGGGGAGTTTGCATGGATTGAGAGGGAAACGACTTTTACTCATTCTCGTAGTCATCTGCACATTGTTTCTTATTTGGGAATGGGAGAAAACACCGCATCCAGTTAATTTCATCCCGTCACCAGACACAACATATCTGCCTCCTCcag TGGCTCACAAAACACACACATGCGAGCATGCGACCACAGAGGAAGAAGACTTTCCGGTTGCAGACGACTTTTGGCATGCAAtgagtgaaagagaaaagcaaccaTTTGGTGTTCCATCAAAAGGTCATAAAACAACAAGCTCATTAAAGGTGACAGAAGTGAAAAAGGATGTGATAGTAGTGGCACCTCTGGGGAAGAAAG TTGCAGGCCCATCTAGGTATTCAATGACTGAAAAGGCTGAGCAGGTTCTCAATGTTCCACCAAAAGATTCTGCAGCAACAAGCTCAGTCAACACGACAGAAGTGGATAAGAATTTAAAAGCAACATCTCTGGAGAAGAAAG AATGTAACTATGGAAAGGGAAAATGGATCGATGATGACAGGCGTCCATTATATTCAGGGTTTGGATGTAAACAGTGGCTCTCTATGATGTGGGCTTGTAGATTGACTACGCGTACAGATTTCTCCTATGAGAAATATAGATGGCAGCCTGAAGGTTGTGAGATACAGGAGTTTGAAGGAACTGAATTCTTAAAAAG GATGCAGGATAAAACTATTGCTTTTGTAGGAGATTCTCTAGGAAGACAGCAATTCCAATCATTAATGTGCATGGTCACTGGAGGTAGAGAGAACCCAGAAGTGGAAGATGTTGGAATAGAGTTTGGTTTCAGTAAAGGTGACAAGCGACCCAGTGGTTGGGCCTATCGATTCCCAAAAACCAGGACTACGATTCTGTATTATTGGTCTTCTACCCTCTGCGAATTGGAACCTCTTAATTTATCAGATCCTGCTACTGGTTATGCTATGCACCTTGATCGCCCAGCAGCATTTTTGAAGCAGAATCTCCACAGGTTTGATGTTCTAGTTCTTAACACTGGACACCATTGGAATAGAGGGAAGCTTATAGCAAACAGGTGGGAATTCTATGTTGGTGGAGTGCCAAACACCAATAGGAGGCTGAGAGAGATGGGTAGAGCCAAAAATCTTACAATTCATACGGTCATCAAATGGTTAGATTCCCAGCTCCCTCAACATCCAAAGCTCAAAGCATTTCTCAGGTCGATATCTCCTAGGCATTTCTTCCATGGAGAATGGAATACTGGTGGTAGTTGTGATAATACCAGCCCTTTGGCTCATGGGTATGAGGTCCTACAGGATGCTTCAGCTGATTTTGTTGCTGCCGCAGCAGTGAGTGGCACAAGGGTTAAACTTTTGGATATCACTGCATTATCACATTTGAGAGACGAGGGACATATATCGAGGTATGGTTTTAAAGCTTCAGAAGGTGTGCATGATTGCTTGCACTGGTGCCTACCAGGAATACCTGATACATGGAATGAGATCCTAGCTGCACAAATTTAG
- the LOC105041859 gene encoding protein trichome birefringence-like 14 isoform X2: MKVGSLHGLRGKRLLLILVVICTLFLIWEWEKTPHPVNFIPSPDTTYLPPPVAHKTHTCEHATTEEEDFPVADDFWHAMSEREKQPFGVPSKGHKTTSSLKVTEVKKDVIVVAPLGKKGPSRYSMTEKAEQVLNVPPKDSAATSSVNTTEVDKNLKATSLEKKECNYGKGKWIDDDRRPLYSGFGCKQWLSMMWACRLTTRTDFSYEKYRWQPEGCEIQEFEGTEFLKRMQDKTIAFVGDSLGRQQFQSLMCMVTGGRENPEVEDVGIEFGFSKGDKRPSGWAYRFPKTRTTILYYWSSTLCELEPLNLSDPATGYAMHLDRPAAFLKQNLHRFDVLVLNTGHHWNRGKLIANRWEFYVGGVPNTNRRLREMGRAKNLTIHTVIKWLDSQLPQHPKLKAFLRSISPRHFFHGEWNTGGSCDNTSPLAHGYEVLQDASADFVAAAAVSGTRVKLLDITALSHLRDEGHISRYGFKASEGVHDCLHWCLPGIPDTWNEILAAQI, from the exons ATGAAAGTGGGGAGTTTGCATGGATTGAGAGGGAAACGACTTTTACTCATTCTCGTAGTCATCTGCACATTGTTTCTTATTTGGGAATGGGAGAAAACACCGCATCCAGTTAATTTCATCCCGTCACCAGACACAACATATCTGCCTCCTCcag TGGCTCACAAAACACACACATGCGAGCATGCGACCACAGAGGAAGAAGACTTTCCGGTTGCAGACGACTTTTGGCATGCAAtgagtgaaagagaaaagcaaccaTTTGGTGTTCCATCAAAAGGTCATAAAACAACAAGCTCATTAAAGGTGACAGAAGTGAAAAAGGATGTGATAGTAGTGGCACCTCTGGGGAAGAAAG GCCCATCTAGGTATTCAATGACTGAAAAGGCTGAGCAGGTTCTCAATGTTCCACCAAAAGATTCTGCAGCAACAAGCTCAGTCAACACGACAGAAGTGGATAAGAATTTAAAAGCAACATCTCTGGAGAAGAAAG AATGTAACTATGGAAAGGGAAAATGGATCGATGATGACAGGCGTCCATTATATTCAGGGTTTGGATGTAAACAGTGGCTCTCTATGATGTGGGCTTGTAGATTGACTACGCGTACAGATTTCTCCTATGAGAAATATAGATGGCAGCCTGAAGGTTGTGAGATACAGGAGTTTGAAGGAACTGAATTCTTAAAAAG GATGCAGGATAAAACTATTGCTTTTGTAGGAGATTCTCTAGGAAGACAGCAATTCCAATCATTAATGTGCATGGTCACTGGAGGTAGAGAGAACCCAGAAGTGGAAGATGTTGGAATAGAGTTTGGTTTCAGTAAAGGTGACAAGCGACCCAGTGGTTGGGCCTATCGATTCCCAAAAACCAGGACTACGATTCTGTATTATTGGTCTTCTACCCTCTGCGAATTGGAACCTCTTAATTTATCAGATCCTGCTACTGGTTATGCTATGCACCTTGATCGCCCAGCAGCATTTTTGAAGCAGAATCTCCACAGGTTTGATGTTCTAGTTCTTAACACTGGACACCATTGGAATAGAGGGAAGCTTATAGCAAACAGGTGGGAATTCTATGTTGGTGGAGTGCCAAACACCAATAGGAGGCTGAGAGAGATGGGTAGAGCCAAAAATCTTACAATTCATACGGTCATCAAATGGTTAGATTCCCAGCTCCCTCAACATCCAAAGCTCAAAGCATTTCTCAGGTCGATATCTCCTAGGCATTTCTTCCATGGAGAATGGAATACTGGTGGTAGTTGTGATAATACCAGCCCTTTGGCTCATGGGTATGAGGTCCTACAGGATGCTTCAGCTGATTTTGTTGCTGCCGCAGCAGTGAGTGGCACAAGGGTTAAACTTTTGGATATCACTGCATTATCACATTTGAGAGACGAGGGACATATATCGAGGTATGGTTTTAAAGCTTCAGAAGGTGTGCATGATTGCTTGCACTGGTGCCTACCAGGAATACCTGATACATGGAATGAGATCCTAGCTGCACAAATTTAG
- the LOC105041860 gene encoding vanillin synthase, chloroplastic: MARFLAFLALVFLSSAILARANHAFDEANLIQSVTERIDSLETSLLGVLGQTRNALHFARFTHRYGKRYQSVEEIKLRFAIFMENLELIRSTNRRGLPYKLGINRYADMSWEEFRASRLGAAQNCSATLKGNHKMTDELLPKTKDWREDGIVSPVKDQGSCGSCWTFSTTGALEAAYTQATGKGISLSEQQLVDCAYAFNNFGCNGGLPSQAFEYIKYNGGLDTEESYPYAGVNGFCHFKPENVGVKVVESVNITLGAEDELLHAVGLVRPVSIAFEVVSGFRFYKGGVYTSDTCGRTQMDVNHAVLAVGYGVENGVPYWLIKNSWGEEWGVDGYFKMELGKNMCGIATCASYPIVAA; the protein is encoded by the exons ATGGCGCGCTTTCTCGCCTTCCTCGCCCTCGTCTTCCTCTCCTCGGCGATCCTGGCACGTGCGAACCATGCCTTCGACGAGGCCAACCTCATCCAGTCGGTCACCGAGCGGATCGACTCACTCGAGACCTCCCTCCTCGGCGTCCTCGGCCAGACCCGCAACGCCCTCCACTTCGCCCGCTTCACCCACAG GTATGGGAAGAGGTACCAGAGCGTGGAGGAGATCAAGCTAAGATTTGCGATTTTTATGGAGAATCTGGAGCTGATTCGCTCTACCAATCGAAGGGGTCTTCCGTATAAGCTGGGGATCAACC GGTACGCGGATATGAGCTGGGAGGAGTTCCGGGCGAGCCGGCTCGGCGCGGCGCAGAACTGCTCGGCTACGCTGAAGGGGAATCACAAGATGACCGATGAACTACTCCCGAAAACG AAAGACTGGAGGGAGGATGGGATAGTGAGCCCGGTGAAGGATCAAGGGAGCTGCGGTTCTTGCTGGACCTTCAG CACGACAGGGGCACTGGAGGCAGCCTACACACAGGCGACTGGGAAAGGCATCTCTCTTTCAGAGCAGCAGCTGGTGGACTGTGCTTATGCATTCAATAACTTTGGATGCAATGGAGGGTTACCATCTCAAGCCTTTGAGTACATAAAATATAATGGAGGCCTCGATACCGAAGAATCATACCCTTATGCTGGAGTTAATGGCTTCTGTCACTTCAAACCTGAGAATGTGGGTGTTAAGGTTGTCGAGTCGGTTAATATCACCCTG GGTGCAGAGGATGAGCTGTTGCATGCAGTTGGACTCGTACGTCCGGTGAGCATCGCCTTTGAGGTGGTGAGTGGTTTCAGGTTCTACAAGGGAGGAGTATATACCAGTGATACCTGTGGAAGGACTCAGATG GATGTAAACCATGCTGTTCTAGCTGTTGGTTACGGGGTGGAGAATGGCGTTCCATATTGGCTCATCAAGAACTCAtggggagaagagtggggtgttgATGGCTACTTCAAGATGGAGCTGGGGAAGAACATGTGTG GTATTGCTACTTGTGCATCCTATCCTATCGTTGCTGCATAG